One Camelus ferus isolate YT-003-E chromosome 21, BCGSAC_Cfer_1.0, whole genome shotgun sequence genomic region harbors:
- the LOC102507143 gene encoding lymphotactin yields the protein MRLLILVFLGLCCLAAYTVEGVGSEVLEKTICVSLTTRRLPVKNIKTYTIKEGSMKAVIFFTKRGLKVCADPHVEWVKKAVHTIDKSTRRNVNQTKPTGAQQSTNTAVTVTGQ from the exons ATGAGACTTCTCATCCTGGTCTTCCTCGGCCTCTGCTGTCTCGCCGCTTACACTGTGGAAG GTGTGGGGAGTGAAGTCCTTGAAAAGACCATCTGTGTGAGCCTCACCACCCGGCGACTGCCAGTTAAGAACATCAAGACCTACACCATCAAAGAGGGCTCCATGAAGGCAGTGAT ATTTTTTACCAAACGTGGCCTTAAAGTCTGTGCTGATCCACATGTTGAATGGGTGAAAAAAGCAGTCCATACGATAGACAAGTCCACCAGAAGAAATGTGAACCAGACCAAGCCCACAGGAGCCCAACAGTCCACCAATACAGCTGTGACCGTGACTGGGCAGTGA